A stretch of the Diprion similis isolate iyDipSimi1 chromosome 14, iyDipSimi1.1, whole genome shotgun sequence genome encodes the following:
- the LOC124414783 gene encoding WD repeat and HMG-box DNA-binding protein 1 isoform X2: MPLNRKPSRYAHPEGHTDVCYFTGEKGGLLTCGSDGDVRSWLNLMDDDPAASCVSEQVISVVSKNDKIYVATDNNTVQILTYPDLEKEGIITRFSGTVCALATSKNGNLIASGACDMRIQVSNIQTCDSIELNGHQGPILGLSLDPQEQFVASSSTDGSIRVWDIKEKQVAHVWNNVVPKGNSFFTSKTYSAPSFQCADGKTLAFPQGKEVVVVERSTWKELFKLRCPDLKAELSICKFSQCGTLLAASSIHGEIVAWEIESKEQIGYITHDRNAKITSIAWSPNSPNEIAFCDSLGMLGCVDVVFNPVEELFPKTVDSSQSNDDLDNLIENYEVGDEDDDGENVISLDRIKASVQIDYDDDSQEPIAQRPESVDKKVSLKVEPQKPFQPGSTPTVLLNRYMVWNNTGVIKCYSSEDGQESSIEVEFHDSSIHHPIHIDNYLQHTLASLSPKALALACIENGDTPSKLVVVRLQGWGSGTKEWSIDFPQGELPLCLAAGDNFVAVATSRRRLRLFTVSGTQRRIIALPGAPVAINALGNQLVAVCHAGLSGIQKEQHMTMIWLQIRGSNVRNRSLAVPLSGPELKLAWVGLTDRGSPTVMDEDGVISIYDTKSSLWNVACDTANQCKGAADRFFLIGISESDNTVRCILCKGCPYPQTAPTPTQIEIPLALPFCDPESVKSQMEAKLWRLGSDPSGNDETLLSMFVLACRGNAEYRAVDLCEEFASQKVLELAVKYAGRLGQMALVTKLQSLARIKEDQDVNEESGVKACRRDKANELEHEKAKSVQKEWKVSESERPSSHESNARESPELTSG, from the exons atgCCGCTGAACCGAAAACCGTCGCGTTACGCACATCCTGAGGGACACACCGATGTCTGTTATTTTACTGGAGAAAA AGGAGGTCTACTCACCTGTGGTTCAGATGGTGATGTTCGATCCTGGTTGAATTTGATGGACGATGACCCTGCTGCCAGTTGTGTTTCTGAACAAGTTATATCCGTCGTCTCAAAG AATGATAAAATCTATGTGGCAACAGACAATAACACCGTACAAATCCTCACCTATCCGGACTTGGAGAAAGAAGGAATCATAACAAGGTTTTCAGGGACAGTGTGCGCCTTGGCAACTTCAAAAAATGGTAATCTGATCGCGTCCGGTGCATG CGATATGCGAATCCAAGTGAGTAACATCCAGACCTGTGATAGTATCGAACTTAACGGACACCAGGGTCCAATTTTAGGCTTATCGCTCGATCCGCAAGAGCAATTTGTT GCATCCTCGAGTACCGACGGCTCTATTAGAGTCTGGgatataaaagaaaagcaaGTTGCTCATGTTTGGAACAATGTCGTTCCGAAAGGCAACTCATTTTTTACCTCTAAGACGTATTCCGCACCTTCGTTCCAATGCGCGGATGGAAAAACTCTGGCTTTTCCGCAGGGCAAAGAAGTCGTCGTTGTTGAAAGAAGCACCTGGAAAGAGTTGTTCAAACTTAGATGTCCTGATCTAAAAGCA GAGCTAAGTATATGTAAATTTTCTCAATGCGGGACTCTTCTTGCGGCAAGTTCAATTCATGGAGAGATAGTTGCATGGGAAATCGAATCGAAGGAACAGATAGGCTACATCACGCATGATCGAAATGCCAAAATCACATCCATTGCTTGGAGCCCGAATTCACCGAACGAAATTGCATTCTGTGATTCATTAGGAATGCTGGGATGCGTTGACGTG GTGTTCAATCCAGTCGAAGAACTGTTCCCAAAAACAGTTGATTCCAGTCAATCAAATGATGACTTGGATAATTTGATAGAAAACTATGAAGTTGGGGATGAGGACGATGATGGAGAAAATGTAATATCGTTGGATAGAATCAAGGCCTCAGTACAAATAGATTATGACGATGATTCCCAGGAACCAATAGCCCAACGCCCTGAAAGCGTGGATAAGAAAGTGTCGCTGAAAGTAGAACCCCAAAAACCTTTTCAGCCTGGTTCTACTCCAACTGTTCTGCTAAATCGTTACATG GTTTGGAACAATACAGGGGTCATTAAGTGCTACTCCTCAGAAGACGGTCAAGAGTCGAGTATCGAGGTTGAATTTCATGATTCTAGCATTCACCACCCAATCCACATAGACAATTATTTGCAACACACTTTGGCGTCATTGTCTCCGAAAGCTTTAGCTCTCGCTTGCATAGAAAATGGCGATACGCCTAGCAAACTGGTCGTCGTCAGGTTGCAAG GATGGGGTTCCGGAACCAAAGAGTGGTCCATCGATTTTCCACAGGGAGAACTGCCCCTCTGTCTCGCAGCCGGTGATAACTTCGTTGCTGTAGCGACGAGTAGAAGAAGACTTAGATTATTCACAGTCAGCGGAACCCAAAGGAGAATCATTGCGTTACCCGGTGCTCCAGTAGCCATTAACGCACTAGGGAATCAACTTGTAGCCGTTTGTCACGCAGGATTGTCAG GCATACAAAAAGAGCAACATATGACGATGATTTGGCTGCAAATCCGTGGTTCAAATGTTCGCAATCGTTCCCTAGCCGTTCCACTATCAGGTCCAGAACTGAAGCTTGCTTGGGTGGGACTGACCGACCGCGGATCACCAACGGTGATGGATGAGGATGGCGTAATTTCGATATATGATACAAAATCGTCGCTCTGGAACGTTGCTTGTGATACAGCGAATCAG TGCAAAGGAGCCGCGGACCGCTTCTTCTTGATCGGTATTAGTGAAAGTGATAATACTGTAAGATGCATATTGTGCAAAGGGTGTCCTTACCCGCAAACCGCACCGACTCCAACCCAGATTGAAATACCGCTCGCTTTACCATTCTGCGATCCAGAATCTGTCAAATCCCAAATGGAAGCTAAGCTTTGGCGACTGGGCAGCGACCCAAGTGGAAATGACGAAACGTTATTGTCCATGTTTGTC CTCGCTTGCCGTGGCAACGCCGAGTATCGTGCTGTGGATTTGTGCGAAGAATTTGCATCGCAGAAGGTTCTGGAATTGGCTGTTAAGTATGCCGGACGTCTTGGCCAAATGGCTTTAGTTACCAAACTACAATCGCTGGCGAGGATTAAAGAGGATCAAGACGTGAACGAAGAAAGTGGAG TCAAAGCCTGCCGTAGAGATAAGGCCAATGAGCTTGAGCATGAAAAGGCAAAATCCGTTCAGAAAGAATGGAAAGTCTCCGAGTCTGAAAG gCCTTCAAGCCATGAATCGAATGCCCGAGAATCCCCGGAGCTCACCAGCGGCTGA
- the LOC124414783 gene encoding WD repeat and HMG-box DNA-binding protein 1 isoform X1, with amino-acid sequence MPLNRKPSRYAHPEGHTDVCYFTGEKGGLLTCGSDGDVRSWLNLMDDDPAASCVSEQVISVVSKNDKIYVATDNNTVQILTYPDLEKEGIITRFSGTVCALATSKNGNLIASGACDMRIQVSNIQTCDSIELNGHQGPILGLSLDPQEQFVASSSTDGSIRVWDIKEKQVAHVWNNVVPKGNSFFTSKTYSAPSFQCADGKTLAFPQGKEVVVVERSTWKELFKLRCPDLKAELSICKFSQCGTLLAASSIHGEIVAWEIESKEQIGYITHDRNAKITSIAWSPNSPNEIAFCDSLGMLGCVDVVFNPVEELFPKTVDSSQSNDDLDNLIENYEVGDEDDDGENVISLDRIKASVQIDYDDDSQEPIAQRPESVDKKVSLKVEPQKPFQPGSTPTVLLNRYMVWNNTGVIKCYSSEDGQESSIEVEFHDSSIHHPIHIDNYLQHTLASLSPKALALACIENGDTPSKLVVVRLQGWGSGTKEWSIDFPQGELPLCLAAGDNFVAVATSRRRLRLFTVSGTQRRIIALPGAPVAINALGNQLVAVCHAGLSGIQKEQHMTMIWLQIRGSNVRNRSLAVPLSGPELKLAWVGLTDRGSPTVMDEDGVISIYDTKSSLWNVACDTANQCKGAADRFFLIGISESDNTVRCILCKGCPYPQTAPTPTQIEIPLALPFCDPESVKSQMEAKLWRLGSDPSGNDETLLSMFVLACRGNAEYRAVDLCEEFASQKVLELAVKYAGRLGQMALVTKLQSLARIKEDQDVNEESGGRFRDREDDRLSVNQVDEEFEEVGDADEYLSLTPTQSKPAVEIRPMSLSMKRQNPFRKNGKSPSLKGLQAMNRMPENPRSSPAAEPPPQKPKAKPVSKSNPAKESFVVWFGKHKKEIAEEFPEVDDKRITMIALERYKENEKAASGVQSSLKERESKKRKLSDAENEKSQSSEAVVRKLSTFAYTE; translated from the exons atgCCGCTGAACCGAAAACCGTCGCGTTACGCACATCCTGAGGGACACACCGATGTCTGTTATTTTACTGGAGAAAA AGGAGGTCTACTCACCTGTGGTTCAGATGGTGATGTTCGATCCTGGTTGAATTTGATGGACGATGACCCTGCTGCCAGTTGTGTTTCTGAACAAGTTATATCCGTCGTCTCAAAG AATGATAAAATCTATGTGGCAACAGACAATAACACCGTACAAATCCTCACCTATCCGGACTTGGAGAAAGAAGGAATCATAACAAGGTTTTCAGGGACAGTGTGCGCCTTGGCAACTTCAAAAAATGGTAATCTGATCGCGTCCGGTGCATG CGATATGCGAATCCAAGTGAGTAACATCCAGACCTGTGATAGTATCGAACTTAACGGACACCAGGGTCCAATTTTAGGCTTATCGCTCGATCCGCAAGAGCAATTTGTT GCATCCTCGAGTACCGACGGCTCTATTAGAGTCTGGgatataaaagaaaagcaaGTTGCTCATGTTTGGAACAATGTCGTTCCGAAAGGCAACTCATTTTTTACCTCTAAGACGTATTCCGCACCTTCGTTCCAATGCGCGGATGGAAAAACTCTGGCTTTTCCGCAGGGCAAAGAAGTCGTCGTTGTTGAAAGAAGCACCTGGAAAGAGTTGTTCAAACTTAGATGTCCTGATCTAAAAGCA GAGCTAAGTATATGTAAATTTTCTCAATGCGGGACTCTTCTTGCGGCAAGTTCAATTCATGGAGAGATAGTTGCATGGGAAATCGAATCGAAGGAACAGATAGGCTACATCACGCATGATCGAAATGCCAAAATCACATCCATTGCTTGGAGCCCGAATTCACCGAACGAAATTGCATTCTGTGATTCATTAGGAATGCTGGGATGCGTTGACGTG GTGTTCAATCCAGTCGAAGAACTGTTCCCAAAAACAGTTGATTCCAGTCAATCAAATGATGACTTGGATAATTTGATAGAAAACTATGAAGTTGGGGATGAGGACGATGATGGAGAAAATGTAATATCGTTGGATAGAATCAAGGCCTCAGTACAAATAGATTATGACGATGATTCCCAGGAACCAATAGCCCAACGCCCTGAAAGCGTGGATAAGAAAGTGTCGCTGAAAGTAGAACCCCAAAAACCTTTTCAGCCTGGTTCTACTCCAACTGTTCTGCTAAATCGTTACATG GTTTGGAACAATACAGGGGTCATTAAGTGCTACTCCTCAGAAGACGGTCAAGAGTCGAGTATCGAGGTTGAATTTCATGATTCTAGCATTCACCACCCAATCCACATAGACAATTATTTGCAACACACTTTGGCGTCATTGTCTCCGAAAGCTTTAGCTCTCGCTTGCATAGAAAATGGCGATACGCCTAGCAAACTGGTCGTCGTCAGGTTGCAAG GATGGGGTTCCGGAACCAAAGAGTGGTCCATCGATTTTCCACAGGGAGAACTGCCCCTCTGTCTCGCAGCCGGTGATAACTTCGTTGCTGTAGCGACGAGTAGAAGAAGACTTAGATTATTCACAGTCAGCGGAACCCAAAGGAGAATCATTGCGTTACCCGGTGCTCCAGTAGCCATTAACGCACTAGGGAATCAACTTGTAGCCGTTTGTCACGCAGGATTGTCAG GCATACAAAAAGAGCAACATATGACGATGATTTGGCTGCAAATCCGTGGTTCAAATGTTCGCAATCGTTCCCTAGCCGTTCCACTATCAGGTCCAGAACTGAAGCTTGCTTGGGTGGGACTGACCGACCGCGGATCACCAACGGTGATGGATGAGGATGGCGTAATTTCGATATATGATACAAAATCGTCGCTCTGGAACGTTGCTTGTGATACAGCGAATCAG TGCAAAGGAGCCGCGGACCGCTTCTTCTTGATCGGTATTAGTGAAAGTGATAATACTGTAAGATGCATATTGTGCAAAGGGTGTCCTTACCCGCAAACCGCACCGACTCCAACCCAGATTGAAATACCGCTCGCTTTACCATTCTGCGATCCAGAATCTGTCAAATCCCAAATGGAAGCTAAGCTTTGGCGACTGGGCAGCGACCCAAGTGGAAATGACGAAACGTTATTGTCCATGTTTGTC CTCGCTTGCCGTGGCAACGCCGAGTATCGTGCTGTGGATTTGTGCGAAGAATTTGCATCGCAGAAGGTTCTGGAATTGGCTGTTAAGTATGCCGGACGTCTTGGCCAAATGGCTTTAGTTACCAAACTACAATCGCTGGCGAGGATTAAAGAGGATCAAGACGTGAACGAAGAAAGTGGAGGTAGATTTCGTGACAGAGAGGATGACAGATTGTCCGTAAATCAAGTCGACGAAGAATTCGAAGAAGTCGGAGACGCCGATGAATATCTGTCATTGACTCCTACACAGTCAAAGCCTGCCGTAGAGATAAGGCCAATGAGCTTGAGCATGAAAAGGCAAAATCCGTTCAGAAAGAATGGAAAGTCTCCGAGTCTGAAAG gCCTTCAAGCCATGAATCGAATGCCCGAGAATCCCCGGAGCTCACCAGCGGCTGAACCACCTCCGCAAAAACCGAAAGCAAAACCGGTGTCTAAATCAAATCCAGCCAAGGAATCGTTCGTAGTTTGGTTtggaaaacataaaaaagaaattgctgAAGAATTCCCTGAAGTTGACGACAAACGGATAACAATGATTGCCTTGGAAAGATACAAGGAAAACGAGAAGGCGGCGTCGGGAGTTCAAAGTTCGCTGAAAGAACGAGAAAGCAAAAAACGGAAGTTGTCGGACGCGGAAAACGAGAAGAGTCAAAGCTCAGAAGCAGTCGTCCGTAAACTTTCTACATTTGCCTACACGGAATAA